The Apodemus sylvaticus chromosome 5, mApoSyl1.1, whole genome shotgun sequence genome has a segment encoding these proteins:
- the LOC127684141 gene encoding olfactory receptor 1N2 has protein sequence MGKISRVNQSVASDFLLLGLSEQPGEQPLLFGIFLGMYLVTMVGNLLIILVISSDAHLHTPMYFFLANLSLTDACFTSASVPKMLANIYTHSQTISYSGCLTQLYFLLMFGGLDNCLLAVMAYDRYVAICQPLHYSTAMSPQLCALMLCMCWVLTNCPALMHTLLLTRVAFCAHTAIPHFYCDPRALLKLACSDTHINELMIITMGLVFLAVPLMLIVFSYVCISCAVLGIPSPGGRWKAFSTCGSHLTVVLLFYGSLMGVYLLPPSTHSTERESRAAVLYMIVIPMLNPFIYSLRNRDMKEAMGKLFGGGKAVFLL, from the coding sequence ATGGGAAAAATAAGTAGAGTGAACCAATCTGTTGCTTCAGACTTTCTTCTTCTGGGACTCTCTGAACAGCCAGGGGAGCAGCCCCTTCTATTTGGCATCTTCCTGGGCATGTACCTGGTCACTATGGTGGGGAACCTACTCATCATCCTTGTCATCAGCTCTGATGCACACCTACACACTCCTATGTATTTCTTCTTAGCAAATCTCTCCTTAACTGATGCCTGTTTcacttctgcttcagtccctAAAATGCTTGCCAACATTTATACCCACAGTCAGACCATCTCCTATTCTGGATGCCTTACTCAGCTGTATTTCCTCCTTATGTTTGGCGGCCTGGACAACTGCCTTCTGGCTGTGATGGCATATGATCGCTATGTAGCCATCTGCCAGCCACTCCATTACAGCACAGCTATGAGTCCCCAACTCTGTGCATTAATGCTGTGTATGTGCTGGGTGCTGACCAACTGTCCTGCCCTGATGCATACACTGCTGCTGACCCGTGTGGCTTTCTGTGCCCACACAGCCATCCCCCATTTCTACTGTGATCCCCGTGCTTTACTGAAACTTGCCTGTTCTGATACCCATATTAATGAGCTGATGATCATTACCATGGGCTTGGTGTTTCTTGCTGTTCCTCTTATGTTGATCGTCTTCTCCTATGTCTGCATTTCCTGCGCTGTATTGGGTATCCCTTCTCCAGGAGGGCGATGGAAAGCCTTTTCTACCTGTGGCTCCCATCTTACAGTTGTTCTTCTCTTCTATGGATCTCTGATGGGTGTTTATTTACTTCCCCCATCAACTCACTCTACAGAGAGGGAAAGTAGGGCTGCTGTTCTCTACATGATTGTGATTCCCATGCTGAACCCATTCATCTACAGCTTGAGGAACAGAGACATGAAAGAAGCTATGGGTAAACTTTTTGGTGGTGGAAAAGCAGTTTTCTTACTGTAA